The following DNA comes from Methylophilus sp. 5.
CCATCGGTGATCCACGTTGGCGATTGACAATATCCACCACGCCATCATTCACATAAAAATTGTAATCTACGGGTTGCGGCCGGGTCGGGTCATATTTACCGCGCGCTTTTTCCAGGCTTTCGGCAAAGTGGAACAAAAATACCAGCGACGACCACAAGGGATGACCACTGTCTTGCTCTAGCGTAGTGTCATTAAAATAGGGCTCCAGCGTGTCATGGCGCAAGTTTTCTGCAATCTGCACGCGCTCTAAACAACTATGCTGATGCACGATGCTAAAGTCAGGCGCCACCTCGAGGTAGAGCGACAAGGCAGGCTTGGTTTCACCTGCATCGAGGCTAAATGGTCGAATGGCAACTTCTGGCAGCATGGTGATTTTGTGCCCCGGCATATACACCGTAGACAAACGCTTCATGACTTCGTTATCCAGCGCCTCATGTGGCGCCACGCCCAAGGCAGGCGCCGCAATGTGAATGCCGACTTGGGTATTGCCATTGGCTAATGCCGTCACCGATAACGCATCATCAATTTCGGTGGTGGTGCTGTCGTCAATACTAAACGCCTGCACCGCCGACAACGGCAACTCTGCCGTCATCTCTGCTAATGAAAAAGCAGGAAAAGCCGTGCCGTGCGCAAAATACTCACGTAAAAAAGCCCCCAAGTGATAATCATGCACTGAACTTAAGGCACCTGCGGCATGCAACACTTGCACTGGCAATTGTTTCAACTCCGCCGCTGCTTGCTCCAGCGCTTTCCACTCCAGGCTGCCTTTGTCTGGCGCATACAATAACTGGTCTAATTTAGCATTAAAGCCCTCAGGCAAGGTGTGCGCCTTGAGTTGTATCACCATCTGCGCCATCCACTCGGCTTGCTGGCGCTTTTTCTCCAGCCCGGCCAAGGCCGCCTTTAGCGTGTCTTCTGGCGCGGCTTTATAGCGGCCTTTGCCTTTGCGATAAAAATACATGGGGGCAGCATGCAATTTAAGCGCGATCGCTGCTGCCTGCTGGCGGTTTGGCTTGCCACCGTAATACTCTTGGGCCAGGTCCTCAAAAGCAAACTCGGGCTCACCGCAGCACTCCCACAAAAAGTCAGTGTCCAGGGTGTCAGATTCAGCTTGGGCGGCTTCGATAAAACCAGATAAGCTGCCATCAAACCGCATCAATACATTGGCAGTTTTAATTTTGCTGCGTTTGCCGGTGCTGGCCTCGACTTGCATGCTGCTATCGGCCTCAGACATGATGGAGGCGACTTTAAAGCCACCGTCTTCTTCGTAAAAAACATTCATGTGGGGAAATTAAACGTGTGGAGATCACACTGAGTGTATTCAAAACGCTATTTTACCCGAGAAGCGCCAGGCAAAACAGAAAAGCATGTTTATCAGCTGCCGATCAACGCGGACGCACGCAGATAAAGCAGCTTGCTGATGGTGCGTGGCTTTATGTCTCAGCATTTGGTCAAGCCAGCGCCTAGTGCTTAACATCCGCGCCATCAGCGCGCATCCGCAGCATACTCATCGCTGATTAATAACCAGCCGCAGCCTTGACCAGACTATAATCCACCTTATGCGTAGCTTACATTTTGATAACCGCTTCACCCGTGAGTTGCCGGGCGACCCCATTACCGACAATTACACTAGGCAAGTCAGCGATTGCTTGTGGTCAGCGGTGCAACCCACCCCGGTTAAAAATCCGCAATTGCTTGCCTACAGCTCAGAAGTCGCCGCCATGCTAGGCCTCTCTGCCACAGACATGCAAGACGGCGACCTTATAAAAACACTGGGCGGCAATGGTGCGCTGGATGGCATGTTCACTTATGCCACGCGCTACGGTGGCCACCAATTTGGGCATTGGGCCGGGCAACTGGGCGATGGCCGTGCGATTTACCTGGGTGAATTAATCAACGATAACAAGCGCTACGAGTTACAACTCAAAGGCGCGGGTGAAACCCCCTACTCACGCTCGGCAGATGGCCGCGCCGTGCTGCGCTCCAGCCTGCGCGAGTTTTTATGCTCCGAAGCCATGCATCATCTGGGCGTGCCCACTACACGTGCCTTAAGCCTAGTGACCACCGGTAACCAAGTGGTGCGTGATATGTTTTACAACGGCAACCCGCAACTGGAGCCAGGCGCCATTGTTTGTCGGGTGGCGCCGTCATTCACGCGTTTTGGCCACTTTGAAATACTCGCCAGCCGTAACGAATTACCTTTATTACAGCGTCTGGTCGGCTTTACGCTAGACCGCGACTTTGCTGACTGGTGGCCAACCACCGGTCTGACATTAGACATTAACAATCCGGCACCCGCCCTGATTGAAGCATGGTTTGAAGAGGTTTGTACACGCACAGCCCTCATGATCGCACACTGGATGCGGGTTGGTTTTGTGCATGGCGTGATGAACACCGACAATATGTCTATCTTAGGCCTGACCATTGACTATGGTCCGTATGGCTGGATAGATAACTTTGACCCAGGCTGGACACCGAACACCACCGATGCCCAAGGCCGCCGCTACTGTTTTGGCCGTCAACCGGATATCGCACGCTGGAACCTGGAGCGGCTGGCCGAAGCATTGGGCACCCTGCTACCGGAAACGCAAGGCCTGGCTGATGGCTTGACCACTTATGACCAGACCTATATACGCGCCCTGACGTCCAGCCTGGCTGGCAAGTTTGGGTTCGATCACTGGCAAGATGGCGATGGTGAGCTGATTAACCATATTTTTGAGTTGATGCAGCGCGCTGAAGTCGACCAAACACTGTTCTTCGCCCGATTGGCGAAACTGGATATTGCGCATCCGCAACTGGCAACACTCATAGAAGCTTTTTACACCGAACAAGGACAACAGCAGTTTGGCGCCGATATCCAAACCTGGTTACACAGCTACAGCCAACGTATACAACAATCGACACATACGCCTGAGCAGCGCCTGCAACAGATGGCTGCCGCCAACCCGATTTATGTGTTGCGCAACTACTTAGCGCAAGAAGCGATTGATTTAGCCACCCAAGGCGACAACTCTCGCCTGCTGACATTATTAGAGGTATTGCGCCAACCCTATACCGAACAGGCAGGCATGGCGGCGTTTGCGCAAAAACGTCCGGACTGGGCGCGGCAAAAGGCAGGTTGCTCGATGTTGTCGTGTAGTTCATAATTTTGGCCATGCAAACTGCCGAACAACTGATCACCGATGCTGGCCTGCGCCCAACTAAAGCGCGTATGGCCGTGCTGACCGCCATGATCAACTCTCATACTGCCTTGAGTCATACCGAGATTTTGACCGCGCTGCACGGCGTGAAAGAAATTGACCGCGTCACGGTTTATCGGGTGCTGGACTGGTTGCAGGAAAACGCCCTCATTCACAAAATATCCACCGATGACCGTGCCTGGAAGTTCCAGCTCAATGCGCCCAAACGCAGCTACAAAACAGCAGGGGCATCAAGCAACCCAGCCCTGCTCAGCAATTCTGGCCTGCTTGGCAACCATGGTCATGCCCACCTGCACTGCCAACAGTGCGGAATCGTATTGTGCATCCACGAACTGGCGGCACATATTCCTGCTGGCATTTTCGAGACTTACCAGGTCTCGCACATTGAAATCAGCTTAAAGGGCATTTGCCCGGACTGCCAGCAAACCGCCACTTAAATCCCCTATCTGGCGCTTTAATCAACGCCATTTAATGAAGTCAACACTGCACATTTTTGCAACATAGTTGCAAAATAAATTCACTGCCGCTAAAATGCAACTTAATTGCAATGCAACAAAGTTGCCATCATGCTCACCGAACCTGAACTGCTCGCCATGCCGGAAGACGCCTATATGAATCCGGCGCAACTAGCCTACTTTCAACGCTTGCTCGAAAGCCAGCGCCAAATCTTGCATGACAACATGCGCCTGACCAGTTGTCACTTGCACGAACAACACGATACGCCAGACCCGGCAGACCGTGCTTCGCAAGAAGAATCACATGGCCTGGAGCTCAAAACACGTGAGCGCGAACGCAAACATTTAAAGAGCATCGCCGCAGCCTTGTTACGTATTGGCGATGGTCGTTACGGTTATTGCGAAGAAACAGGTGAGCCGATTGGCCTGGCGCGATTATTAGCCAGGCCTACCACAAAGCTCTGCTTGCAAGCACAAGAACGCCATGAGCGTCGCGAACGACAATTTAATCATTAAGGATCCTTTAAGATGAAGAAACTGCCTGTGACTGTCCTGTCCGGATTTCTCGGCGCCGGTAAAACGACCCTGCTCAACCACATTCTCAATAACCGCGAAGGCAAGCGCGTGGCGGTGATTGTCAACGATATGTCAGAAGTGAATATCGACGCGCAACTGGTGCGTGACGGCAGCGCAGCCTTGTCGCGCCAGGAAGAAAAACTGGTCGAAATGAGCAATGGCTGCATTTGCTGCACCTTGCGTGAAGATTTACTGCTTGAAATCACGCGGCTGGCCAAAGAAAACCGCTTTGATTACCTGTTGATTGAAACCACCGGTATTTCTGAGCCACTGCCCATCGCAGAAACTTTTACCTTTGCAGACGAAGACGGTACGTCGCTGGCCGATGTTGCCCAACTCGACACCATGGTGACCGTGGTCGATGGTTACAATTTTCTTAAAGATTACAGTTCGCAAGCGCTGCTAGGCGACCGCGGCCTCGCGCTTGGTGACGAGGATGAACGCACCATTGTTGATTTACTGGTAGATCAAATTGAATTTTGTGATGTGTTGGTGCTGAATAAAACTGACCTGATGACACCGGTTGAAATCGGCCAACTCGAAGGCATACTCAAAACGCTCAACCCGCGCGCGCAACTGTTGCATAGCCGTTTTGGCAAAGTGCCATTACAGCGCATCATGAACACAGAGCTATTTGACTTTGACCAAGCCGCTGACGCACCTGGCTGGTTGCAAGCGTTGCGCGGTGAGCATGTGCCAGAAACAGAAGAATACGGTATTGCGAGCTTTGTTTATCGTGCGCGCCAACCGTTTCATCCGCAACGTTTATGGCAATGGTTTAACACAGAGTGGCCAGGTGTCATCCGTTCTAAAGGCCGCTACTGGATCGCCTCCCGCCCTGAGTTTTGTGCGACCTGGTCGCAAGCTGGCGCAGTGACGCGCACAGAACTGGCAGGCATGTGGTGGGTAGTCACGCCTAATGAATACTGGCCTGAAGATGCCGAGAGTTTTGCGCAGATCAAATCCCGCTGGCAAGAGCCCTATGGTGATCGCCAGCAGGAGCTGGTCATCATCGGCATGCATATGAATCAGGCAGCCCTCATAGCCGCGTTTGATGCTTGCTTGTTAACAGATGACGAAATTGCCCTGGGCATGGACGCCTGGCGCCAATTCAGTGACCCGTTTCCACTATGGTCAGTGGAGAGGCCTCAAGACCAGGAGACTTTGCTAGCGGAGGTGTTTTAGCATGCTGGCGACAGCGACCAGCAGCCACGATCTGCATCCTCCTGAGTTGAGCGACCGTGGGTTGAATGCCAGCAATTTCAACCCTATGGCACTATTGCCCATTTTTGCTAAAGACCAGCAAGTATGCATGGTTACGCGTGCAGCTGCGCCTGCCATTCAGCAATATCTGGCACAAACGGCACACCACATCGCCCCCGGGGTGCGCATCACAGTGGATACCACGCAAGTAATGAGCAACCAGCTGCATAGGCAAATAGGCTTGCCAGAGGGGAAAGGTAAGCAGGCATTGCTGACAGATATGGCACAATTAGCGGCGGTGTACGCAGACTTGCTCGGATGCCCGCACATTGGCTTGCGGCTTGAAGTCACCTCTCAAGCCATGTGCCCCAAGTTTCATATAGATCGCACGGGCATTCGCCTGTTGTGCACCTATTTGGGGCCGGGCACAGAATGGCTAGACACTGACACGCATCGCCGGGCCTTGCCCGTCATTATGCAAGCACCGG
Coding sequences within:
- the dksA gene encoding RNA polymerase-binding protein DksA produces the protein MLTEPELLAMPEDAYMNPAQLAYFQRLLESQRQILHDNMRLTSCHLHEQHDTPDPADRASQEESHGLELKTRERERKHLKSIAAALLRIGDGRYGYCEETGEPIGLARLLARPTTKLCLQAQERHERRERQFNH
- the zigA gene encoding zinc metallochaperone GTPase ZigA; its protein translation is MKKLPVTVLSGFLGAGKTTLLNHILNNREGKRVAVIVNDMSEVNIDAQLVRDGSAALSRQEEKLVEMSNGCICCTLREDLLLEITRLAKENRFDYLLIETTGISEPLPIAETFTFADEDGTSLADVAQLDTMVTVVDGYNFLKDYSSQALLGDRGLALGDEDERTIVDLLVDQIEFCDVLVLNKTDLMTPVEIGQLEGILKTLNPRAQLLHSRFGKVPLQRIMNTELFDFDQAADAPGWLQALRGEHVPETEEYGIASFVYRARQPFHPQRLWQWFNTEWPGVIRSKGRYWIASRPEFCATWSQAGAVTRTELAGMWWVVTPNEYWPEDAESFAQIKSRWQEPYGDRQQELVIIGMHMNQAALIAAFDACLLTDDEIALGMDAWRQFSDPFPLWSVERPQDQETLLAEVF
- a CDS encoding DUF1826 domain-containing protein, yielding MLATATSSHDLHPPELSDRGLNASNFNPMALLPIFAKDQQVCMVTRAAAPAIQQYLAQTAHHIAPGVRITVDTTQVMSNQLHRQIGLPEGKGKQALLTDMAQLAAVYADLLGCPHIGLRLEVTSQAMCPKFHIDRTGIRLLCTYLGPGTEWLDTDTHRRALPVIMQAPAFALVLLKGSAWQGNQHAGVMHRSPEVPHGEQRVLLALDALW
- a CDS encoding Fur family transcriptional regulator, with the translated sequence MQTAEQLITDAGLRPTKARMAVLTAMINSHTALSHTEILTALHGVKEIDRVTVYRVLDWLQENALIHKISTDDRAWKFQLNAPKRSYKTAGASSNPALLSNSGLLGNHGHAHLHCQQCGIVLCIHELAAHIPAGIFETYQVSHIEISLKGICPDCQQTAT
- a CDS encoding YdiU family protein — translated: MRSLHFDNRFTRELPGDPITDNYTRQVSDCLWSAVQPTPVKNPQLLAYSSEVAAMLGLSATDMQDGDLIKTLGGNGALDGMFTYATRYGGHQFGHWAGQLGDGRAIYLGELINDNKRYELQLKGAGETPYSRSADGRAVLRSSLREFLCSEAMHHLGVPTTRALSLVTTGNQVVRDMFYNGNPQLEPGAIVCRVAPSFTRFGHFEILASRNELPLLQRLVGFTLDRDFADWWPTTGLTLDINNPAPALIEAWFEEVCTRTALMIAHWMRVGFVHGVMNTDNMSILGLTIDYGPYGWIDNFDPGWTPNTTDAQGRRYCFGRQPDIARWNLERLAEALGTLLPETQGLADGLTTYDQTYIRALTSSLAGKFGFDHWQDGDGELINHIFELMQRAEVDQTLFFARLAKLDIAHPQLATLIEAFYTEQGQQQFGADIQTWLHSYSQRIQQSTHTPEQRLQQMAAANPIYVLRNYLAQEAIDLATQGDNSRLLTLLEVLRQPYTEQAGMAAFAQKRPDWARQKAGCSMLSCSS
- a CDS encoding ribonuclease catalytic domain-containing protein, which translates into the protein MNVFYEEDGGFKVASIMSEADSSMQVEASTGKRSKIKTANVLMRFDGSLSGFIEAAQAESDTLDTDFLWECCGEPEFAFEDLAQEYYGGKPNRQQAAAIALKLHAAPMYFYRKGKGRYKAAPEDTLKAALAGLEKKRQQAEWMAQMVIQLKAHTLPEGFNAKLDQLLYAPDKGSLEWKALEQAAAELKQLPVQVLHAAGALSSVHDYHLGAFLREYFAHGTAFPAFSLAEMTAELPLSAVQAFSIDDSTTTEIDDALSVTALANGNTQVGIHIAAPALGVAPHEALDNEVMKRLSTVYMPGHKITMLPEVAIRPFSLDAGETKPALSLYLEVAPDFSIVHQHSCLERVQIAENLRHDTLEPYFNDTTLEQDSGHPLWSSLVFLFHFAESLEKARGKYDPTRPQPVDYNFYVNDGVVDIVNRQRGSPMDKLVAELMIAANSQWGLLLAEHDVPGIYRAQNGGKVYMTTKAEGHQGLGVAQYAWCTSPLRRAVDLINQRQLISVLTLQAPVYAANSDEIVGHMRNFDQTYNAYNEFQTRMERYWCLQYLVQENISEIEATVWRENLVRLERLPYMTKVHSLPATKPGSKVRLAIQNIDTLLMELECKFIGLIEEIAPDVTADGDAGDAADVVAEGV